A portion of the Micromonospora tarapacensis genome contains these proteins:
- a CDS encoding ABC transporter ATP-binding protein, protein MTFLRPPAAVIGLLALLRLLPRVSRPKAVLGVLGVLLASVLPVAVGVATGILIGAIPDAVRGGADSPQQRTLVALLAVVGALVMLERIVSPLLRTLAETLGRQVDRYLQERMMAAVGRPATIAHLEDSEVLARLRVVRGLGTSDSDRPGLAVEALAAVLPSWLRALGAAAVLLAFHPAVGLLWLVVWPVVVHVMQREYLRVGQVGFGQSDALRRAEYLRDLAITAPAAKEIRIWGMLDWLLGCYRSIWRSAIEPIWRQRRPRLGAVLGTTGTIVAVNALSYGLLVWAAIRGDLGLAALAVYTQALSMANSYTAFDSHNAILSFAAVTVPKVLDLDDRLGATPDPAEGAGDPAEGTSDPARGRTLPAEFPAAEIRVRGVRFRYPGAAQDAVRDLDLTIAAGRSLAVVGENGAGKTSLVKLLCGLYRPTAGTISADGHDLADLGPAAWRSRVSVLFQDFTRYHLSAGDNIGMGAPESAADHGRLRAAAERAGALPLIEGLPQGWDTILSPEYSGGVDLSGGQWQRIAMARAFFAVEAGARVLILDEPTAALDVRAEAELYERFLELTAGLTTILVSHRFSTVRRADRIIVIEQGAVVEDGSHAELVALDGRYATMFRLQAARFVEDVAPPDERPGALTASGSEHA, encoded by the coding sequence ATCGGCGCCATCCCGGACGCGGTACGCGGCGGCGCGGACTCCCCGCAACAGCGGACGCTGGTCGCGCTGCTGGCGGTGGTCGGCGCCCTGGTGATGCTGGAACGGATCGTCTCGCCGCTGCTGCGCACGCTGGCCGAGACGCTCGGTCGCCAGGTCGACCGCTACCTGCAGGAGCGGATGATGGCCGCGGTCGGCCGGCCGGCCACCATCGCGCACCTGGAGGACTCCGAGGTGCTGGCCCGGCTGCGCGTGGTCCGCGGTCTCGGCACGTCCGATTCGGACCGCCCCGGCCTCGCCGTCGAGGCACTGGCCGCGGTGCTCCCGTCCTGGCTGCGCGCGCTCGGCGCAGCCGCCGTGCTGCTGGCGTTCCACCCGGCCGTGGGTCTGCTGTGGCTGGTGGTCTGGCCGGTCGTCGTCCACGTCATGCAACGCGAGTACCTCCGCGTCGGTCAGGTCGGCTTCGGGCAGAGCGACGCCCTGCGGCGCGCCGAGTACCTGCGCGACCTCGCCATCACCGCCCCGGCCGCGAAGGAGATCCGGATCTGGGGGATGCTGGACTGGCTGCTCGGGTGTTACCGGTCCATCTGGCGCTCGGCGATCGAGCCGATCTGGCGGCAGCGGCGGCCCCGCCTCGGCGCGGTCCTCGGCACCACCGGCACCATCGTGGCGGTCAACGCCCTCTCCTACGGTCTGCTGGTCTGGGCCGCGATCCGGGGGGATCTGGGCCTGGCCGCCCTCGCGGTCTACACCCAGGCCCTGAGCATGGCCAACAGCTACACCGCGTTCGACAGTCACAACGCGATCCTGTCGTTCGCCGCGGTCACCGTGCCCAAGGTGCTCGATCTGGACGACCGTCTCGGCGCCACACCCGACCCGGCCGAGGGCGCAGGCGACCCGGCCGAGGGCACGAGCGACCCGGCCCGGGGACGAACGCTGCCGGCGGAGTTCCCCGCCGCGGAGATCCGCGTCCGCGGGGTCCGGTTCCGCTACCCGGGCGCCGCCCAGGACGCGGTGCGCGATCTCGATCTCACCATCGCCGCGGGCCGGTCGCTCGCCGTCGTCGGCGAGAACGGCGCCGGCAAGACGTCGCTGGTCAAGCTCCTCTGCGGGCTGTACCGGCCCACGGCGGGCACGATCAGCGCGGACGGCCACGACCTGGCCGACCTCGGGCCGGCGGCGTGGCGCAGCCGGGTCTCCGTGCTCTTCCAGGACTTCACCCGGTACCACCTCAGCGCCGGGGACAACATCGGGATGGGCGCGCCCGAGTCGGCCGCCGATCACGGCCGGCTGCGGGCCGCCGCCGAACGGGCGGGAGCGCTGCCGCTGATCGAAGGGCTTCCGCAGGGGTGGGACACCATCCTGTCGCCGGAGTACTCCGGCGGCGTCGACCTGTCCGGCGGGCAGTGGCAGCGGATCGCCATGGCGCGGGCCTTCTTCGCGGTCGAGGCCGGCGCCCGCGTGCTGATCCTGGACGAGCCGACCGCCGCGCTGGACGTGCGGGCCGAGGCCGAACTCTACGAACGCTTCCTCGAACTCACCGCCGGACTGACCACGATCCTGGTCTCGCACCGGTTCTCGACCGTACGCCGGGCGGACCGCATCATCGTGATCGAGCAGGGCGCGGTCGTCGAGGACGGCAGCCACGCCGAACTGGTGGCCCTGGACGGGCGGTACGCGACCATGTTCCGGCTGCAGGCCGCCCGGTTCGTCGAGGACGTGGCACCACCGGACGAGCGCCCGGGTGCGCTCACCGCCTCCGGGAGCGAGCATGCGTGA